A genomic region of Alnus glutinosa chromosome 11, dhAlnGlut1.1, whole genome shotgun sequence contains the following coding sequences:
- the LOC133882192 gene encoding probable amidase At4g34880 — MDSSLREATVQDIQLAFKRNQLTSRRLVEFYLKEIERLNPILKGVLEVNPDALFEADKADRERYTHAPISLSPLHGIPILLKDNIATKDKLNTTAGSHALLGSVVPRDAGVVTKLRKAGAIILGKAGLSEWSNFRSNDAPSGWSGRGGQGKGPYTMGDPSGSSSGSAISVAANMVAVSVGSETNGSILSPSSSNLVVGIKPTVGLTSRAGVIPISPRQDSVGPICRTVSDAVYVLDVIAGIDYKDNATIETSRYIPKGGYAQFLKADGLRGKRLGIVRDFYNYGNDTILNRTVEQHLDTLRQRGAVLVDNLKIANLAEYYSSSSENTALLAEFKISLNEYLSELVSSPIRSLADAIAFNKKNPKLERIDDYGQDLFIKAQATNGIGKKEKAALENLARLTRDGFLKLMKKKKLDALVTPDSDVSTILAVGGFPGIIVPSGFHSEGTPFGICFGGVKGSEPKLIEVAYGFEQATKIRKPPKEV, encoded by the exons ATGGATTCGTCGCTCAGAGAAGCCACCGTGCAAGATATCCAGCTCGCTTTCAAGCGAAACCAACTCACCTCCAGGAGGCTCGTTGAGTTCTACCTTAAAGAAATCGAAAGGCTAAACCCGATCCTTAAGGGGGTCTTAGAGGTGAACCCAGACGCACTGTTCGAAGCTGATAAAGCTGACCGCGAGCGTTATACTCACGCACCTATCTCGCTCTCTCCGTTGCACGGCATCCCTATTTTGCTCAAAGATAACATTGCAACCAAGGATAAGCTGAACACCACTGCTGGTTCGCACGCACTGCTCGGCTCAGTTGTGCCACGGGATGCGGGCGTGGTGACCAAGTTGAGGAAAGCCGGGGCTATCATATTGGGGAAGGCCGGCTTGAGCGAGTGGTCTAATTTTAGGTCGAACGATGCACCCAGTGGTTGGAGCGGCAGAGGCGGGCAAGGGAAG GGTCCTTACACAATGGGAGATCCTTCTGGGTCTAGCAGTGGATCGGCAATATCAGTAGCGGCAAATATGGTAGCAGTTTCGGTGGGGAGCGAGACTAATGGCTCTATTTTGTCTCCTTCCAGTAGCAACTTGGTGGTGGGCATCAAACCAACGGTCGGTCTCACTAGCCGAGCAGGTGTCATACCAATCTCCCCAAGACAGGACAGTGTGGG GCCCATTTGTAGGACAGTATCAGATGCCGTTTATGTTCTTGATGTCATTGCAGGCATAGACTACAAAGACAATGCAACAATTGAAACATCAAGGTACATTCCAAAAGGGGGCTATGCACAATTTCTTAAGGCTGATGGGCTCCGAGGAAAAAGACTGGGGATAGTGAGAGACTTCTACAATTACGGCAATGATACCATTTTAAATCGAACTGTTGAGCAACATCTCGACACTTTAAG GCAACGAGGTGCAGTTTTGGTAGACAATCTGAAAATAGCCAATCTTGCTGAATACTATTCTTCGAGCAGTGAAAATACTGCATTGCTGGCTGAGTTCAAAATATCCTTGAATGAATATCTAAGTGAGCTAGTGTCTTCCCCAATTCGTTCCTTGGCTGATGCGATTGCCTTCaacaagaaaaacccaaaattg GAGAGGATAGACGACTATGGGCAAGACCTTTTCATAAAAGCCCAGGCAACAAATGGGATTGGAAAGAAAGAGAAGGCTGCGTTGGAAAATTTAGCCAGACTGACTAGAGATGGTTTCCTCAAgttgatgaaaaagaaaaagctagacGCCTTGGTGACTCCTGATTCTGATGTTTCTACTATCCTTGCAGTTGGGGGTTTTCCGGGAATAATTGTTCCCTCAGGATTTCACTCTGAGGGGACACCATTCGGCATTTGCTTTGGAGGAGTAAAAGGTTCGGAGCCAAAGCTAATTGAGGTTGCATATGGCTTTGAACAAGCTACAAAAATAAGGAAGCCTCCTAAAGAAGTTTAA
- the LOC133882943 gene encoding dirigent protein 23-like, with amino-acid sequence MAKLIGVVLMLFSLVAAIPWAQSSEEESWATSHEFQKKETVITNLNFYFHDIVGGKNPTAVRVAQAANTNKSPTFFGVVMMADDPLTKTPDPNSKLVGRAQGLYGSAGQQELALIMALNFGFVDGIYNGSSISLLGKNPASHPVREMAIVGGTGIFRLARGYAIAHTHWFNATSGDAIVRYNVTVVH; translated from the coding sequence ATGGCAAAACTGATCGGTGTGGTACTAATGCTCTTCTCCCTAGTGGCAGCCATCCCATGGGCTCAAAGCTCTGAAGAAGAGAGCTGGGCCACAAGCCATGAGTTTCAAAAGAAGGAGACAGTGATCACCAACCTCAATTTCTACTTCCATGACATAGTCGGTGGCAAGAACCCCACCGCTGTTCGGGTGGCTCAAGCCGCTAACACAAACAAATCTCCAACCTTTTTTGGTGTTGTCATGATGGCGGATGACCCATTAACTAAAACGCCCGATCCAAATTCAAAGCTCGTCGGCAGGGCTCAGGGATTGTATGGTTCAGCAGGACAGCAGGAACTGGCTCTGATCATGGCCTTGAACTTTGGGTTCGTCGACGGCATCTACAATGGCAGCTCTATTAGCCTTCTTGGCAAGAACCCGGCGTCGCACCCAGTTCGTGAGATGGCAATCGTAGGTGGAACCGGGATTTTCCGGTTGGCACGTGGGTATGCCATCGCTCATACACATTGGTTTAACGCCACTAGCGGTGATGCTATTGTTCGGTACAATGTTACCGTGGTTCACTAG
- the LOC133882085 gene encoding mitogen-activated protein kinase kinase kinase 20-like: MDEAHDHCGMLFKPFPRQGYPPIPKPRMEWIKIKELGRGSYGKVHLAVCTNSYPSFGLIAVKSAILEHSFSLLKEAKILKRFVDCSEIVRCFGVDLSVDQRGQRFYNLLLEYASGGDLHDLMEKSGGKLQEGDVQKYTRMILKGLHCIHERGYVHCDLKPENILVFYSPNGASYVKITDFGLSKIPGDKNELITRKSVFRGTPIYMSPESVVVGEIQGGLDIWSLGCIVVEMITGNRPWEFMEDTEMKALMLQIAMETPKIPENMSEIGKDFLRRCFARDPRKRWTAEMLLRHPFLVETTDVLPFTTTGLCFSSSISGKPYSSERLLIPPPPGFESVARKPFVQKNLGPPPGFESIARKPFVQKNLGPPPGFSSKSILA; the protein is encoded by the coding sequence ATGGATGAAGCTCATGATCATTGCGGTATGCTCTTCAAGCCTTTTCCTCGTCAAGGCTACCCTCCAATTCCGAAGCCTCGTATGGAGTGGATCAAAATTAAAGAACTTGGGAGAGGATCGTACGGCAAGGTACATTTAGCGGTATGCACGAACTCATATCCTTCTTTTGGGTTAATAGCAGTGAAGTCGGCGATTCTTGAGCACTCTTTTTCGCTTCTGAAGGAGGCCAAAATTCTTAAACGGTTTGTTGATTGTTCTGAGATTGTTCGTTGTTTCGGAGTTGATTTGAGCGTTGATCAACGCGGCCAAAGGTTCTACAATTTACTGCTGGAGTACGCATCGGGAGGTGATCTCCATGATTTAATGGAGAAAAGTGGAGGAAAGTTACAAGAAGGTGACGTCCAAAAGTATACTCGAATGATTCTCAAAGGCCTTCATTGCATCCATGAAAGGGGGTACGTTCATTGCGATCTTAAACCAGAAAACATTCTTGTTTTCTATTCTCCTAACGGCGCGAGCTACGTAAAGATCACCGACTTTGGGTTATCAAAGATTCCTGGAGACAAAAATGAGTTAATTACAAGAAAGTCTGTTTTCCGAGGAACACCTATTTACATGTCTCCGGAATCTGTTGTAGTTGGTGAAATTCAAGGCGGTTTGGATATATGGTCTCTAGGATGCATAGTAGTTGAGATGATCACCGGAAACCGGCCGTGGGAATTCATGGAAGACACGGAGATGAAGGCTTTGATGCTTCAGATTGCTATGGAGACACCCAAGATTCCCGAAAACATGTCAGAGATTGGCAAGGATTTCTTGCGAAGGTGTTTTGCGAGGGACCCGAGAAAGAGGTGGACGGCTGAGATGCTACTGCGTCATCCTTTTCTGGTTGAGACTACTGATGTTCTACCATTTACAACAACTggtctttgtttttcttcatcAATTTCAGGGAAACCGTACTCTTCAGAAAGGTTGCTGATCCCTCCTCCTCCTGGATTTGAATCAGTTGCAAGGAAACCATTTGTTCAGAAAAATTTGGGTCCTCCTCCTGGGTTTGAATCAATTGCAAGGAAACCATTTGTTCAGAAAAATTTGGGTCCTCCTCCAGGGTTTTCTTCCAAAAGTATCCTGGCATAG